In one window of Streptomyces sp. NBC_01224 DNA:
- a CDS encoding phosphotransferase family protein, with amino-acid sequence MDEVKVVVAHSERATPRVGDVFLKVDADQARIDVEVEAMSLAPVPTPEVLWRKPPVLAIAALPGTTLGRLGGPSTGSPAAWAAAGAAIRKLHDAPLPPRPGRAGRSIVALAAELDDECEWLVTNGVLPADLVTRNRQVAEAALRPWTPAFTHGDLQIAHVFVDGGEVTGIIDWSEAGQGDALYDLATFTLGHEEHLDDVIAGYGTDVDLDVIHAWWSLRSLLVVRWLIEHGFDPSAPGCEVDVLRSRM; translated from the coding sequence ATGGATGAGGTCAAAGTCGTCGTCGCCCATTCCGAGCGCGCGACCCCGCGCGTCGGCGACGTGTTCCTGAAGGTGGACGCCGATCAGGCGCGCATCGACGTCGAGGTCGAGGCGATGTCCCTCGCGCCGGTCCCGACCCCGGAGGTCCTGTGGCGCAAGCCGCCCGTGCTCGCGATCGCCGCGCTCCCGGGGACGACGCTTGGGCGCCTCGGCGGGCCGTCGACCGGGTCACCGGCGGCGTGGGCCGCGGCGGGCGCCGCCATCCGGAAGCTGCACGACGCGCCGCTGCCGCCCCGGCCCGGCCGGGCCGGGCGGAGCATCGTCGCGCTGGCGGCGGAACTCGACGACGAGTGCGAGTGGCTCGTGACTAATGGCGTCCTGCCCGCCGACCTGGTCACCCGCAACCGCCAGGTTGCCGAGGCCGCGCTCCGGCCGTGGACTCCGGCGTTCACGCACGGCGACCTGCAGATCGCGCACGTCTTTGTCGACGGCGGCGAGGTCACTGGCATCATCGACTGGTCCGAGGCGGGCCAGGGTGATGCCCTGTACGACCTCGCCACCTTCACGCTCGGACACGAGGAGCACCTCGACGACGTCATCGCCGGCTATGGCACCGACGTCGACCTCGACGTGATCCACGCGTGGTGGTCGTTGCGAAGCCTGCTGGTGGTTCGCTGGCTGATCGAGCACGGCTTCGACCCGTCCGCGCCGGGTTGTGAGGTCGACGTGCTGAGATCCCGGATGTGA
- a CDS encoding VOC family protein, giving the protein MALRPVNVNIKALDDSAVGRFWAEALGWGVSSEGPGVTNVEPVGGFVWPDPVAVCVDVVTVPEPKTTTKNRVHLDLASTSAAHQAELVARLQALGATPADVGQGDVPWTVLADPEGNEFCVLEPREIYRDTGPIAAVVVDCADPRAMARFWGEAVDWTLHEVTDDHAVLRSAKGVGPYLEFLRTPGVKAVPDRVHIDLLPYPGDDQEAEVARLRALGATDIDLGQGDVPWSCLADPEGHEFCVLAPR; this is encoded by the coding sequence ATGGCACTGCGACCTGTGAATGTGAACATAAAGGCTCTTGATGACTCGGCGGTCGGCCGGTTCTGGGCGGAAGCGCTCGGCTGGGGTGTTTCCAGTGAGGGACCCGGCGTGACCAACGTTGAACCCGTCGGCGGATTCGTTTGGCCGGACCCGGTCGCCGTCTGCGTCGACGTCGTTACCGTCCCGGAACCCAAGACGACAACAAAGAACCGTGTGCACCTCGATCTCGCCTCCACCTCTGCGGCCCATCAGGCGGAGTTGGTCGCGCGCCTCCAGGCTCTCGGCGCGACGCCCGCCGACGTGGGCCAGGGCGACGTGCCGTGGACGGTCCTCGCCGACCCGGAGGGCAACGAGTTCTGCGTGCTGGAGCCTCGGGAGATCTACCGGGACACCGGGCCGATCGCCGCGGTGGTGGTCGACTGCGCGGATCCGCGGGCCATGGCCCGGTTCTGGGGCGAGGCGGTGGACTGGACCCTGCACGAGGTGACTGACGATCATGCGGTGTTGCGCTCCGCCAAGGGTGTCGGCCCGTATCTCGAGTTCCTCCGCACGCCCGGCGTGAAGGCCGTGCCAGACCGCGTTCATATTGACCTGCTGCCGTACCCCGGTGACGATCAAGAGGCGGAGGTGGCCCGGCTGCGGGCCCTCGGCGCCACCGACATCGACCTCGGCCAGGGCGACGTCCCGTGGAGTTGCCTGGCCGACCCGGAGGGCCACGAGTTCTGCGTCCTCGCGCCCCGCTGA